The genomic region CAGGTGGCGGTCCAGGCTGTGGAGCATCCAACCCAGTAGCCGCTCGGGGTGGGTGAGCGTCGGGGAGATGCGCCCGCTGCCGAGACCGCGCTGCACGCGCTCGGCGATGTGCAGATCGGCCGCGGTAATGGGACCAATGGCCGGATCGTCGGCGGCGACGTGCCGCGGGGGCTCGGGCTGCTCGGGCGCCGTCTTCGCCAAGGCGTATTGATCGAAGCGGCTGCGTTGGGGATCCGTCGCATGGGGGCAATGTCGGAAGATCAGTGCGTAGTCGGCGTGCAGATTCAGGTGCGCATTGGGAAAGACGTAGACCAGCACGTTGGTGCCGAGCCCCTCGACCCGAGGCGCCACTTCGATCACGGCGTGGGGTGGATGGGCCACGATCCGAGCGCCCACGAAATCCACCTTGGAGGCGATCTCGGGATGCAAACTCGGCACGTGCAGCGCCTCGCCGTGCACGTCGGCGCTGATCTTCCAGTTGCACGCGAGGTCGACGCTGACGTCGGAGCTGAGCCCGAAGCCCTGCAGGGAGCGCTCGCGCAACAAGTCGGCAATGGGCGCCAAATGCTCGTCCAGGGAACGTTCCGCGCCAAAGTCGACCCAGACCAGGCCGAAGCGCTCCTCGGCGGGTAGCGCCTGCAGCGACAGCTCGGGTGGTTCGTTCAAATACGGAGCCGACAGCAGGCGTCCGTCGTCGCCAAAGCTGAAGCAGTGATAGGGGCAGACCAGACGCTCGCGCCGGCCCGCTCCGTCCAAGAGTCGCGTGCCACGATGAGGACAGGCGTTGACGAAAGCCCGCACGACACCGTCGTGAGCACGCCACAAGATGACGCTTTCCGCCGCCAAGTCGAAGACGGCAAAGTCGCCGGGTTGTGCAATGCGTGCGCTGGGACACGCTAGCAACCAGGAGCGTCGAAACACCCGGGCGAGCTCACGCTCGAGCACTTCCCCTCCCAAGTAGCGAGCCGCTTCGACCATGTCCTACTCCCCCGCCGCCAGCGGTCGCAACAAGTGTGCCTCGTCACCGATCAGCTCGACATGACGCTCGTGAAGTCCCATGCAGCCACGCTGAAACCGAGCGCAAGACGCCGAGTGGGCGCAGGAGAATCCGCCGTGGGCCTTGGCGCGACTCGAGAAGGACTCGTGAATCAGCGTGTCGTCGCGATGATCGATCAGCAGGTGCTGCAGGTCCTCCAACATGCAGCGCGGGAACCACGACAGCACGACCTGATTGCCCTGCGCCAGCAGACGTCGGGCCGCGGCGAGGGTGGCGGGAACTGCGCGTGCGAAGGCGACGTGCTCCGCCTGCTGCCCGATGTCCCCGAACTCGATGAAGCCCCAGAAGTGGCTCTCGGGCACGCCGTGGTCGATGAGAAAAGTGGCAAGCGCGTCCAGATCATCCACGTTGCTGGCAGACACACACGTGTTGGACATCAGACGCACCGTCAGGCCGCGGAGGTTGTCGAGGCCTGCGCTCATCTCCGCGAAGCTGTTCGGGTTGCGAGTCAGCTTGCGATCCAGCTCTGCCCTGCCCGCATGCACCGACACGAAGAACTCGCTGATCCCGGCGTCTACGAGCTGGCGCGCGTAGTTCGCGTCCTTCAAGCGGCGACCGTTGGTTTGCAGGCGCACCACGCGAAAGCCGCCCTCCGCCAAGGCGCGACGGGCGATGTCGGGCAGATCCTTGCGCAGCGTGGCCTCCGCTCCCGCCAGGATCAGGCGCTCGTAGCGCTGACGGCGGCGGTTCTCCTCGAACACCGCCGCGACGTGTTCGTCGCTGGTGTCGGGCAAGCGCATGTCCAACTCCGGCTCGATGAAACAGAAGCTGCAGCGGCTGTTGCAGACGTAGTTCAGGGCCAGGGTCACGGTGTGGATCGACGGATCCTCCAGCAGCAGGGGGAGTCGCGGGCCTTCGCTCATCACACCACCCCGTGGAGCGCCAGCTTTTCGATGCGCAGACCTTGGGCACCGGGCGGCGCCGCAAAGTCGAAGCCCAGATCCCAGAGGGCGTGCGCGAAGTCGCGTTCGTGAGCCGCGAGCACCTCGGCCACGTGGTCGCGGCCATGGGCACGCAAGAAGGGCAGAAGTTGCGCTGCGGATACCCGCGAGTAGTAGAGGCCGTCCCAGTGAGGCTTCACGGCGTAGCAGATGGTGAAGCAGTCGCGCAGCTGCTTCGGCAAGAGTTGCGCCCAACATCCACGCGCACCGCTGCGTGGCGAGGCTTGCACGCGGCGCACGGCGTCCTCCAGCTCCGGTTCCTTCTTCGCGAAGTAGAACCAGTAGTGGTTTTCGAGCACCAGTTCGCCGCGCGCGGCGCAGCGATAGGAGAAGCCACATTCCCGCCGGTGCTTGTCCCCGGAGCGCAAGTACACGCGAAAGTCGCTCCCGCGCTGCGCCTCGAGCAGCGCGCGAGAGACCTCGAAGCTGCACATGAAGTAGGGCAGTCGCTCGTCGA from Polyangiaceae bacterium harbors:
- a CDS encoding aromatic ring-hydroxylating dioxygenase subunit alpha, whose product is MVEAARYLGGEVLERELARVFRRSWLLACPSARIAQPGDFAVFDLAAESVILWRAHDGVVRAFVNACPHRGTRLLDGAGRRERLVCPYHCFSFGDDGRLLSAPYLNEPPELSLQALPAEERFGLVWVDFGAERSLDEHLAPIADLLRERSLQGFGLSSDVSVDLACNWKISADVHGEALHVPSLHPEIASKVDFVGARIVAHPPHAVIEVAPRVEGLGTNVLVYVFPNAHLNLHADYALIFRHCPHATDPQRSRFDQYALAKTAPEQPEPPRHVAADDPAIGPITAADLHIAERVQRGLGSGRISPTLTHPERLLGWMLHSLDRHLAENDD
- a CDS encoding radical SAM protein; the encoded protein is MSEGPRLPLLLEDPSIHTVTLALNYVCNSRCSFCFIEPELDMRLPDTSDEHVAAVFEENRRRQRYERLILAGAEATLRKDLPDIARRALAEGGFRVVRLQTNGRRLKDANYARQLVDAGISEFFVSVHAGRAELDRKLTRNPNSFAEMSAGLDNLRGLTVRLMSNTCVSASNVDDLDALATFLIDHGVPESHFWGFIEFGDIGQQAEHVAFARAVPATLAAARRLLAQGNQVVLSWFPRCMLEDLQHLLIDHRDDTLIHESFSSRAKAHGGFSCAHSASCARFQRGCMGLHERHVELIGDEAHLLRPLAAGE